From Tautonia rosea:
GGCCTCGGACGAGGCAAGCTCCTCGGGAGCGAAGATGGTCATCTGGTGGCTGGCAGGGCGGCGGGCGGCGCGGAACTCGATGTCGTAGTTCTGGCCGTCGAAGGTGAAGATCGAGTAGCCGTTCGGGGCACCGTCTCGCATCGTCGTATGAGGAATGCCGAACTCGTTTGGAGCACCACTCCACCAACTGCCACAAGCGGTCACGTTGATGACGTGGTGGTGTGGCTCGGCGCCGTGGAAGTCGTCGTCTTTTCCAATGAAAATGTGTTCCTGATAGTGGGTGTGAGCCGAGACGGACAGGGTAAACGGCCGCTGTTCGATCAGGCGGTACAGCTCGTGACGGTCCTCGACGTTGACCAGGGGGATGTGCATCATCAGCACGACGAGCTGATCCTCGGGAATCATGGCCAGGTCGTTGCGGATGAACTCCATCTGCCGCTCGCCGAATCCGCCCGTGTAGCGGCCTCGGCCGCCGTCCTCGGGGACGAACCAACTGATGTCGTCGAGCACCATGAAGTGGACCGGCCCGTGGTCGAACGAGTAGTACGAAGGGCCGTAGATGCGTTCAAAGGTTTCGTCGGAAAGTTCGTCGTTCGGCGCGTCCTGGTTGGTGTCGTGGTTGCCGATGACGTTGTACCAGGGGATGCCGATCAGGGCGATCGCCTGGTTCAAGGGTTCCATCACCGAGAGGTCGTCGAAGACAATGTCGCCGAGGGTGACGCCGAAGGAGGCGTTCGTCCCCTCGGCAAGAATGGGCTCGATGATGTCGTGGGCGATGTATTCGACTTCCTTGATGTCCCTCGGCTGCGTGTCGCCGAAGAAAAGGGCGCGGAAGACGTCGGGCTCGGCCTGGGGGTGCAGGGCGAAGTCAACCGAGTCGGGCAGAGGACCGGTCGGCGCGACGCCGGGGAAGCGTGACTCGGGGGAACCGGCCGGCTTGTGGATGTAGAAGAACTGCGGCAGGTTGTCCTCGTTCAGCGGGGTCATCCAGCCTCGTGGCTTGAGGACGAAGAGGATTGTGTCGTCGTCGATCGGCAGCTGATAGCGGCCGTCGGAGTCAGTTTTGACGATCTCGCGGCCGTTGGACACCTTGATGTCGGGGATGCCTTCCTCGTCGTCACCGCGGAGGCCGTCGCCGTCGCGGTCGTGGAAGACGATTCCGGTGGCGGTCGTCGGTTCGACCGGTTCGTTCTCGTTCTCGTCATCGGCGCGGAGGGCAGGAGCCATCAGCAGGGGCAGGGCGAACAGCAAGAGGAGTCGGAAGGGGTGGAGTCTGGTCACGGAGATCTCCTGATCGTAGGCGGGTGCAAGGCCATCGCGGCGAGGTCGGGGTGTCCGGTTCGGGGCCCCTCAGAACCCACGGGCGGATCGTACCACGATTTCAAGAGGATCGCATGAGCCTGGCATGTTCGATGCGTG
This genomic window contains:
- a CDS encoding calcineurin-like phosphoesterase family protein, coding for MTRLHPFRLLLLFALPLLMAPALRADDENENEPVEPTTATGIVFHDRDGDGLRGDDEEGIPDIKVSNGREIVKTDSDGRYQLPIDDDTILFVLKPRGWMTPLNEDNLPQFFYIHKPAGSPESRFPGVAPTGPLPDSVDFALHPQAEPDVFRALFFGDTQPRDIKEVEYIAHDIIEPILAEGTNASFGVTLGDIVFDDLSVMEPLNQAIALIGIPWYNVIGNHDTNQDAPNDELSDETFERIYGPSYYSFDHGPVHFMVLDDISWFVPEDGGRGRYTGGFGERQMEFIRNDLAMIPEDQLVVLMMHIPLVNVEDRHELYRLIEQRPFTLSVSAHTHYQEHIFIGKDDDFHGAEPHHHVINVTACGSWWSGAPNEFGIPHTTMRDGAPNGYSIFTFDGQNYDIEFRAARRPASHQMTIFAPEELASSEAGSTEVLVNVFAGSERSTVEMSFGDSGTWTTLERAATEDPYYVRMKALEESDTPPPGRKLPNVITSSHIWRGTLPSDPPPGTHALRVRTTDQFGKTYEDLRSIRIR